Genomic DNA from Candidatus Zixiibacteriota bacterium:
AACTGCAGACTTTCAGGGTCAGAATAGATGTCAAAGGTACTCCGTTTGAAACGTCGGTTTGGGAACAGCTCTTGAATATCCCATGCGGCCAGACCCGGTCGTACGCTCAAATCGCGCAGGCTATCGACAAACCTCAGGCGGTGCGAGCGGTCGGTCGAGCCAACGGGGCCAATTATCTCGCGATTGTGATTCCTTGCCATCGAGTTATTACATCCGAGGGGACATTGGGGGGATACGGCGGAAAAGTCTGGCGCAAAAAACGTCTGTTGAATCTCGAATCCGGCGCCGAGGATTTGTGGGAATAAACAGTAA
This window encodes:
- a CDS encoding methylated-DNA--[protein]-cysteine S-methyltransferase, coding for MPANQIVYTELPSPMGDMIAGATDNGVCFLEWQDRGGVDRIFKRVTKRYKSAPIKDTTNNPHLGNLRVELASYFERELQTFRVRIDVKGTPFETSVWEQLLNIPCGQTRSYAQIAQAIDKPQAVRAVGRANGANYLAIVIPCHRVITSEGTLGGYGGKVWRKKRLLNLESGAEDLWE